The following are from one region of the Centroberyx gerrardi isolate f3 chromosome 16, fCenGer3.hap1.cur.20231027, whole genome shotgun sequence genome:
- the LOC139914888 gene encoding protein Wnt-8-like, whose translation MVHSLFWLLPLLYYKSCPGHAWVANNFLMTGPKAYLTYASSVQVGTQNGIEECKHQFAWDRWNCPDSAIQLKGLRSATRETSFVHAISAAGVMYTLTRNCSLGDLDNCGCDVSNNGKIGGRGWLWGGCSDNVDFGERISKQYVDAQETGQDSRAAVNLHNNEAGRMAVKATMKRICRCHGMSESCSVQTCWTQLSDFRDIGNYLKAKHDHAQKLEIDKKRMRAGNSADNRGGIVDAFGSIAQTELIYLEDSPDYCRKNSSLGLYGTEGRECLQHGDGLTQWERRSCRRLCHDCGLRVEERRAEVASSCNCKFHWCCKVKCEDCSQVIVKHVCARRESAHGHGFRRRYRGPK comes from the exons ATGGTTCATTCATTGTTTTGGCTGCTGCCACTTCTTTACTACAAAAGCTGTCCGGGACATGCTTG GGTCGCAAATAACTTTCTTATGACGGGAcccaag GCCTATCTCACCTATGCAAGCAGCGTGCAGGTGGGCACGCAGAATGGGATAGAGGAGTGTAAACACCAGTTTGCTTGGGACCGGTGGAACTGTCCCGACAGCGCCATCCAACTGAAAGGACTAAGAAGCG CCACCAGAGAGACGTCTTTCGTTCATGCCATCAGTGCAGCAGGAGTCATGTACACACTGACCAGGAACTGCAGTCTGGGGGACCTCGACAACTGCGGCTGCGACGTCTCAAACAACGGGAAAATTG GTGGACGTGGCTGGTTATGGGGTGGCTGTAGTGATAACGTGGATTTCGGGGAGAGGATTTCCAAACAGTATGTGGATGCACAGGAGACTGGCCAGGACTCCCGGGCCGCTGTCAACCTGCACAACAACGAGGCTGGACGGATG GCTGTGAAGGCAACAATGAAGCGCATCTGCAGATGTCATGGCATGTCAGAGAGCTGCAGCGTCCAAACATGCTGGACACAGCTGTCCGACTTCAGGGACATTGGTAActacttgaaagccaagcacgACCATGCCCAGAAACTGGAGATAGACAAAAAGCGGATGAGGGCTGGCAATAGCGCGGACAACCGAGGTGGCATCGTGGACGCTTTCGGCAGCATCGCCCAGACGGAGCTCATCTATCTGGAGGACTCTCCAGACTACTGCAGGAAGAACAGCAGTCTGGGGCTGTACGGCACAGAGGGCCGGGAGTGTCTGCAGCACGGAGACGGTTTGACCCAGTGGGAGAGACGGAGCTGCCGCAGGTTGTGTCATGATTGCGGCctgagggtggaggagaggcgcGCGGAGGTGGCCAGCAGCTGCAACTGTAAATTCCACTGGTGCTGCAAGGTGAAGTGTGAGGACTGCTCTCAAGTTATAGTCAAGCATGTGTGCGCCAGGAGAGAAAGTGCTCATGGACATGGCTTTAGGAGGAGATATCGTGGACCTAAATAA